Proteins encoded by one window of Carassius carassius chromosome 30, fCarCar2.1, whole genome shotgun sequence:
- the hkdc1 gene encoding hexokinase HKDC1 codes for MFAVHLLSFYFSKLQEDQIKKVDRYLYAMRLSDDQLADISARFRQEMEKGLSNESNATAAVKMLPTHVYSTPDGSEKGEFLALDLGGSKFKVLQVKVSEDGKGKVQMESETFPIPEEVLNGRGTELFEHVAESLKSFLQKHHINHTRKPLGFTFSFPCAQSKIDEGVLLSWSKNFKARGVQGKNVVQLLRKAIRKVGDVDVDVLAMVNDTVGAMMTCGYDDQNCEVGVIIGTGTNACYMEELRHIDLVEGDEGRMCINTEWGAFGDDGVLDDFITSFDREIDAASINPGKQLFEKMVSGMYMGELVRLILLKMAKKGLLFCGQVSDALRTKGTFQTKHICLIEQYKGGLENTKEILEDLGLNPSEDDCIAVQHVCTIVSFRSANLVAAALAAILTRIRENKKLKTLRTTVGVDGMVYRTHPQYPKRLHKVVRHLVSDCHVRFVLSESGSAKGAAMVTAVAQRLASQRKEIDDTLAAFSLSSTQLQEVKAKMRVELERGLRKDSHPTASVKMLPTYVYRTPDGTERGKYLALDLGGTNFRVLVVKIRTGMRNSVRMYNKIYAIPLEIMQGTGEELFDHIVQCISDFLDYMGMKNTRLPLGFTFSFPCNQTGIDKGDLVCWTKGFKATDCEGYDVVDMLREAIKRRNEFDLDIVAIVNDTVGTMMTCAYEDPKCQIGLIAGTGSNVCYIEEMKNIELVEGDEGQMCVNTEWGGFGANDNIEDIRTRYDREVDGGSLNPGKQRFEKMTSGMYLGEIVRQILIDLTKHGLLFRGRITERLKTKGIFETKFLSQIESDGLALLQVRSILQHLGLDSTCDDSIIVKEVCGAVSRRAAQLCGAGMAAVVDKIRENRGLDHLEITVGVDGTLYKLHPHFSTILKDTVRELAPNCKVDFILSEDGSGKGAALITAVAQQHNIEKQGPQ; via the exons ATGTTTGCGGTCCATTTGCTGTCCTTTTACTTCTCAAAGCTTCAGGAGGATCAGATCAAGAAG GTAGACCGGTATCTGTACGCAATGCGCTTATCAGATGATCAGTTGGCGGACATATCAGCTCGCTTTCGGCAGGAGATGGAGAAAGGACTGTCAAACGAGAGCAATGCTACAGCTGCAGTCAAGATGCTCCCGACCCACGTTTATTCAACACCCGATGGCTCAG AGAAGGGTGAGTTTCTGGCGCTGGATCTGGGGGGTTCCAAATTTAAGGTACTACAGGTGAAGGTTTCTGAAGATGGGAAGGGGAAAGTCCAGATGGAGAGTGAAACCTTTCCCATCCCTGAAGAGGTCCTCAATGGCAGAGGAACTGAG CTTTTTGAGCATGTGGCAGAATCTTTGAAGTCTTTTCTACAGAAACACCACATTAATCACACAAGAAAACCTCTCGGCTTCACCTTCTCTTTCCCATGTGCTCAGTCCAAAATAGATGAG GGTGTCTTGTTGTCATGGTCAAAGAATTTCAAGGCTAGAGGTGTTCAAGGGAAGAATGTGGTGCAGTTATTAAGGAAAGCCATTCGAAAAGTTGGG GATGTTGACGTGGATGTCCTGGCTATGGTCAATGACACAGTGGGGGCCATGATGACCTGCGGATATGATGACCAGAACTGTGAGGTGGGGGTTATTATAG GTACCGGCACTAATGCTTGTTACATGGAGGAGCTCAGACACATTGATCTGGTGGAAGGAGATGAAGGCAGAATGTGTATTAATACTGAATGGGGGGCATTTGGAGATGATGGTGTGCTTGATGATTTCATCACAAGCTTTGACCGTGAAATTGATGCCGCCTCAATTAATCCAGGAAAACAGCT TTTTGAAAAGATGGTGAGTGGGATGTACATGGGAGAACTCGTGAGACTCATCCTGCTGAAGATGGCCAAAAAGGGTCTACTCTTTTGTGGCCAAGTCTCTGATGCTCTTCGAACCAAGGGAACTTTCCAGACCAAACATATCTGCTTGATTGAACA GTATAAAGGAGGTCTGGAGAACACCAAGGAGATCCTGGAAGACCTGGGTCTAAATCCTAGTGAAGATGACTGCATTGCTGTCCAGCATGTCTGTACCATCGTCTCCTTCAGGTCAGCCAATCTGGTTGCTGCCGCTCTGGCTGCCATTCTGACACGGATCCGAgaaaacaaaaagctgaaaaccCTTCGGACCACAGTAGGAGTGGATGGGATGGTTTACAGAACACATCCACA gTACCCCAAGAGGCTCCACAAGGTGGTCCGCCATCTGGTGTCAGACTGTCATGTCCGTTTCGTGCTGTCTGAAAGTGGCAGTGCAAAAGGTGCCGCCATGGTGACTGCAGTAGCTCAGCGGTTGGCTTCCCAAAGGAAGGAGATCGATGATACTCTCGCAGCATTCTCCTTGAGCTCCACACAGCTTCAGGAAGTAAAGGCGAAGATGCGCGTGGAATTGGAACGAGGCTTGAGGAAAGACTCCCATCCCACTGCCTCAGTCAAAATGCTGCCCACATATGTTTACAGGACTCCAGATGGGACAG AAAGAGGAAAGTACCTTGCCTTGGATCTTGGTGGAACCAATTTCCGTGTGTTGGTGGTTAAGATTCGTACCGGTATGCGGAATTCAGTCAGGATGTACAACAAGATTTATGCCATTCCACTGGAGATCATGCAAGGCACAGGAGAGGAG ttgTTTGACCACATAGTTCAGTGCATCTCGGATTTCTTGGACTATATGGGAATGAAGAACACTCGTTTGCCTCTTGGCTTCACCTTCTCTTTCCCATGCAACCAGACAGGTATTGATAAG GGAGATCTGGTCTGCTGGACGAAGGGCTTCAAAGCGACAGATTGCGAGGGGTATGATGTTGTGGATATGCTGAGAGAGGCCATCAAAAGAAGAAAT GAATTTGACCTTGATATCGTTGCTATAGTGAATGACACAGTTGGCACAATGATGACATGTGCATATGAGGACCCTAAATGTCAGATTGGTCTTATTGCTG GAACGGGAAGCAATGTGTGTTACATTGAGGAGATGAAGAATATCGAGTTAGTGGAGGGTGATGAAGGCCAGATGTGTGTGAACACTGAATGGGGAGGATTTGGGGCAAATGATAATATTGAGGACATCCGGACCAGATATGACAGAGAAGTGGACGGAGGCTCACTCAATCCAGGAAAACAAAG ATTTGAAAAGATGACCAGTGGAATGTATTTGGGAGAGATTGTAAGGCAGATCCTCATTGATCTCACAAAGCATGGTCTTCTGTTTCGTGGTCGCATCACAGAGAGACTGAAGACCAAAGGCATCTTTGAGACCAAGTTCCTCTCTCAGATTGAGAG TGACGGTCTGGCGCTGCTGCAAGTTAGGTCTATTCTGCAGCATCTGGGCCTGGACAGCACATGTGATGACAGTATCATCGTCAAAGAAGTGTGTGGAGCTGTTTCCCGTCGAGCAGCTCAGCTCTGTGGAGCAGGAATGGCTGCTGTTGTTGACAAAATCAGAGAGAACCGTGGTCTGGACCATCTGGAGATTACTGTAGGGGTGGACGGCACCCTTTACAAGTTACATCCACA CTTCTCCACAATCTTAAAGGACACTGTCAGAGAACTCGCGCCCAACTGTAAGGTGGATTTCATCCTATCAGAGGATGGCAGTGGGAAAGGGGCGGCCCTGATCACAGCGGTAGCACAGCAGCATAATATAGAGAAACAAGGACCTCAATAG
- the LOC132110739 gene encoding hexokinase-1-like translates to MIAAQLLAYFFTELKDDQVKKIDKYLYAMRFSDETLRDIMARFQREMENGLGRDTNPTATIKMLPTFVRSIPDGSEKGDFIALDLGGSNFRILRVKVSHEKKQTVQMESQIYETPEDIIHGSGTRLFDHVAECLGDFMEKQKIKDKKVPMGFTFSFPCAHTKLDEAVLLTWTKRFKASGVEGMDVVKLLKKAIKKRGDYDADIMAVVNDTVGTMMTCGFDDQRCEVGIIIGTGTNACYMEELRHIDLVEGDEGRMCINTEWGAFGDDGTLEDIRTEFDREIDRGSPNPGKQLFEKMVSGMYMGELVRLILVKMAKEGLLFEGRITPELLTKGKIETKHVSAIEKSKEGLTKAEEILTRLGVEPSEDDCIAVQHVCAIVSFRSANLIAATLGAILKRLKDNKNTPRLRTTVGIDGSLYKMHPQYSRRLHKTVRRLVPESDVRFLLSESGSGKGAAMVTAWASRLADQTHQIAETLAEFCLTKEQLLEVKKRMKTEIQNGLSKNTQSTATVKMLPTYVRSTPDGTENGDFLALDLGGTNFRVLLVKIRSGKKRTVEMHNKIYAIPIEVMQGTGEELFDHIVHCISDFLDYMGMKNTRLPLGFTFSFPCRQTSLDAGILVNWTKGFKATDCEGEDVVGLLRDAIKRREEFDLDVVAIVNDTVGTMMTCAYEEPTCEVGLIAGTGSNACYMEEMRNIETVDGVEGRMCVNMEWGAFGDNGCLDDIRTQYDNAVDDLSLNAGKQKYEKMCSGMYLGEIVRNILIDLTKRGFLFRGHISETLKTRGIFETKFLSQIESDRLALLQVRSILQHLGLDSTCDDSIIVKEVCGAVSHRAAQICGAGMAAVVDKIRENRGLDHLDITVGVDGTLYKLHPHFSPIMHQTVKELAPNCNVNFLLSEDGSGKGAALITAVGCRLRQQEQKS, encoded by the exons ATGATAGCGGCACAGCTTCTGGCCTACTTCTTCACTGAACTGAAGGATGACCAGGTCAAAAAG ATTGACAAATACTTGTACGCCATGCGGTTCTCTGACGAGACTCTGCGTGACATCATGGCCCGCTTCCAAAGGGAAATGGAGAACGGACTGGGACGCGACACTAACCCGACAGCTACCATCAAGATGCTGCCCACCTTTGTAAGGTCCATTCCTGATGGATCAG AGAAGGGAGATTTCATTGCCCTGGATCTGGGTGGCTCTAATTTCCGTATTCTGCGGGTCAAAGTGTCTCATGAGAAGAAACAGACCGTGCAGATGGAAAGTCAAATATACGAGACTCCAGAGGACATCATCCACGGCAGCGGAACACGG TTGTTTGACCATGTTGCAGAATGTCTTGGAGACTTCATGGAGAAACAAAAAATTAAAGACAAGAAGGTTCCCATGGGTTTCACGTTCTCATTCCCTTGTGCACACACCAAACTGGATGAG GCTGTTCTGCTAACATGGACAAAACGCTTTAAGGCCAGTGGGGTTGAGGGAATGGATGTAGTAAAGCTTCTAAAAAAAGCCATCAAAAAACGTGGG GACTATGATGCAGATATCATGGCTGTAGTCAATGACACTGTGGGAACTATGATGACCTGTGGCTTTGATGACCAGCGCTGTGAAGTCGGCATTATTATTG GTACCGGCACTAATGCTTGTTACATGGAGGAGCTCAGACACATTGATCTGGTGGAGGGAGATGAAGGGAGGATGTGTATCAATACTGAATGGGGGGCATTTGGAGACGATGGCACATTGGAGGATATCCGAACTGAGTTTGACAGGGAGATTGATCGCGGGTCCCCCAACCCCGGCAAGCAGTT GTTTGAGAAGATGGTCAGTGGGATGTACATGGGTGAGCTGGTGAGGCTGATTTTGGTCAAGATGGCTAAGGAAGGGCTGCTGTTCGAGGGCCGCATCACCCCAGAGCTGCTTACAAAAGGAAAAATCGAAACCAAGCATGTTTCTGCAATTGAGAA GAGCAAAGAGGGACTTACCAAAGCTGAAGAGATTTTGACACGCTTGGGTGTAGAGCCATCTGAAGATGACTGCATTGCTGTGCAGCATGTTTGCGCTATTGTCTCTTTTCGCTCTGCAAATCTAATTGCTGCTACTCTGGGTGCAATCCTTAAACGTCTTAAGGACAATAAGAACACCCCGCGCCTCCGCACCACAGTGGGCATCGATGGCTCCCTCTACAAGATGCATCCACA GTATTCCCGCCGGTTGCACAAAACTGTGCGTCGTCTAGTGCCGGAGTCTGACGTTCGCTTCTTGCTCTCTGAGAGCGGAAGTGGCAAAGGAGCTGCAATGGTCACAGCCTGGGCTTCCCGGTTGGCCGATCAGACACATCAGATTGCCGAGACTCTGGCAGAGTTCTGCCTGACCAAAGAACAACTGCTGGAGGTGAAAAAGAGAATGAAAACTGAGATCCAGAATGGACTGAGCAAGAATACCCAAAGCACAGCCACCGTCAAGATGCTGCCCACCTATGTGCGGAGCACCCCGGATGGAACAG AAAATGGTGATTTTTTGGCTCTGGATCTGGGAGGTACAAACTTCAGGGTGCTTTTGGTAAAGATTCGCAGTGGCAAGAAACGAACTGTGGAGATGCACAATAAAATCTATGCCATTCCCATTGAAGTAATGCAAGGAACCGGAGAGGAG CTATTTGATCACATTGTGCACTGCATATCTGACTTCCTGGACTATATGGGGATGAAGAACACCCGTCTGCCTCTGGGCTTTACCTTTTCCTTCCCCTGCAGACAAACTAGTCTGGATGCG GGAATTCTGGTAAATTGGACAAAGGGCTTTAAAGCCACAGACTGTGAAGGAGAAGATGTTGTCGGCCTCCTGAGAGATGCGATCAAAAGAAGAGAG GAGTTTGATTTGGACGTTGTAGCCATAGTGAATGACACAGTGGGTACAATGATGACCTGTGCATATGAGGAACCCACATGTGAGGTTGGGTTAATTGCAG GAACGGGTAGCAATGCCTGCTACATGGAGGAAATGCGAAACATTGAGACGGTCGATGGTGTGGAGGGCAGGATGTGTGTGAACATGGAGTGGGGAGCATTTGGAGATAATGGCTGCCTGGATGACATCAGGACTCAGTATGATAATGCTGTGGATGATCTCTCCCTCAATGCCGGCAAACAAAA gtATGAGAAGATGTGCAGTGGCATGTATCTGGGTGAGATTGTACGGAACATCTTGATCGACTTGACAAAGCGTGGCTTCCTCTTCAGAGGACATATCTCTGAGACCCTGAAGACCAGGGGTATCTTCGAAACCAAGTTCCTTTCCCAAATTGAGAG TGACCGTTTGGCGCTACTGCAGGTCAGGTCTATTCTGCAGCATCTGGGCCTGGACAGCACATGTGATGACAGTATCATCGTCAAGGAAGTGTGTGGAGCGGTTTCTCACCGGGCAGCTCAGATCTGTGGAGCAGGAATGGCTGCTGTTGTTGACAAAATCAGAGAGAACCGTGGTCTGGACCATCTGGATATCACCGTTGGTGTGGATGGCACTCTGTATAAGCTCCATCCACA TTTCTCACCAATAATGCATCAGACTGTGAAGGAGCTTGCCCCCAACTGCAACGTCAACTTCCTTCTCTCAGAAGATGGAAGCGGGAAAGGTGCCGCCTTGATCACTGCTGTTGGGTGCCGCCTCCGCCAGCAAGAACAAAAGAGCTGA